Proteins encoded by one window of Mercenaria mercenaria strain notata chromosome 4, MADL_Memer_1, whole genome shotgun sequence:
- the LOC128556247 gene encoding uncharacterized protein LOC128556247 has translation MAFQAKERFRFVFSGLTHGSDGTGVLVAGDSNVRHICNSIDADSKNVDPLTIPGARILRDGKGFLNALTAKLSRNTFERLYLHLGSNDVLSSQEKYMSSLMSLCDHIHEMSLSQIDIRALFYL, from the exons ATGGCCTTCCAAGCCAAGGAGCGTTTTAGATTTGTATTTTCAGGTTTGACGCACGGCAGTGACGGCACCGGTGTTCTTGTTGCAGGCGATTCCAACGTGAGACACATTTGTAACTCCATTGACGCTGATAGCAAAAATGTGGATCCTCTGACTATACCAG ggGCCCGGATTCTACGTGACGGAAAAGGATTTCTCAATGCACTAACTGCCAAGCTGAGTCGTAATACCTTTGAACGGCTATATCTTCATCTAGGTTCTAATGATGTGCTTTCGTCTCAAGAGAAATATATGAG CTCTCTGATGTCCTTGTGTGACCACATACATGAGATGtcactgtcacaaattgacatacgggccttattttatctgtag